Within Tribolium castaneum strain GA2 chromosome 10, icTriCast1.1, whole genome shotgun sequence, the genomic segment GGAGACGGACCTGCAGGCCCTCTTCGACAGCGTGCTGAAGCCGGACTCGAAGCGGCCCCTGCAGGTGCCCTGGAGCATGCGGAAGCTGCCGGACTCGTTCTTCAACCCGCCGTCCACGGGCTCCAAGTCCATCAACCACTCGCGCGAGAACTCAGTCGACTCCGCCTTCAGCTCGGCGGCCAGCGCCAGCGGCAGCTccaccgccgccgccgccgcccccGCGCCGCTCCCCAGTGCCCACCACCGGGCCCACAGCTCGCCCGCCTCCCTCCAGCAGACCTACGCCGTGGGGCAGGCGCAGGCCACGCACCACCACATCAAGCAGCGCTCCTACGACGTCGCCTCCAAGGTCGAAGACAACACCCCGCTGCCCACTGGCTGGGAGCAGGCGCGCACCCCCGAAGGACAGCTCTACTATCTTAAGTAAGAACACGCTGGACTATTTACCACAATTACCCACACTTTAGTGCCGCTCGTCATTCGACTCAACCACAAGTGTAAAATGTaacaattcaataaaaaaagttaaaacgcTTTAATTTGACAAAAGTGCCCTAACGTCACTACTAGTTTTCGCAAATAACatgtttgttattgtttttttaacatttctgGCGAAGCCAATCGTTTTccttacataaaaaaagtttcccCTATGGACAGGGAGTTTCCTACAAGTTACCGTCAGTCGCACCAACAGGTGTACGATGTTGCCAACTCTCAGACGTAGAATTCCCTTTTAGTGTCCGAAATTCATTCATTAGATTAACGATATAAGTATAAAgatacaacaaaaacaaagatttcgtaaaaaaattgagccGAAACACCCTGCTGTGATGTGGGTGCGAAGATTGGCTGAAAGTCCCCGAAAGGGGGTTCGCTGCGGTTGGCAACACTGCAGGTGTTGCTTTGTGATTTGGGCTCTACCTGAACTAGAATTACTAGTCCGTGCTCCGAACCCGCCCTCTTTCGTGGAGGTCGCAACTCGCAACTTGCTTTCACAACTATCTGCATAACGTTTCTACCTGTTACGACCACTTTCTAGCGAGGAAACGGCTTTACCTTCGGTTATTTGCATATCAACAACCGTTCGATTATTACCTATCAATTTACGACGCTCAAAGACCATCACATACCTAAGCTGACCGTTCCACGTCCAACTGATCGGTTTAAATTCCGATCTGTATCGAACTCACATTCTATCAACTTCGATTACCTACCTGCACTCAGACGGAAACTTCAACCCAACAAAACGTACACACAGGAAGCGGATGATAATTCTATTCTCATTGTAATAACACTAAataaatactaatattatCTTAGCTAcggttttacaaactttaagcCCAGGCTGTTTCCATACGAAACCGCAACTgtgcacatttttcaaaattaattaatttatttgattaaaagATGCAAGAAGCTACTTCTAATATCTACattagtataaaaaaaatattgttaactGAAATGAACGAGTTCGTAATACATAATCCAGTCATTTTCAaccagaaataaataaaaattatacttaTTATTTTAAGCAACGTAACCACTTGGcgtttgattaattaaaagacAAACTACGTCCTTGAAACGCATCCAAACACCAAGgaccatttttattaatataaataaaggaCGGTTGGCAACCCTTACACATGAAATTCATAAGTTATAATAACATGACTCTCctgtttaattaacaaaaacgaAGATTAAATAAGTCACTTCTAACACAAAAAGTAGAAAACATGAACATAAGTAATGAATGAAATACATGatcttatttatttgaaaaaattcggaTGAAATTAAtagtcaaataataattataacaataaaacaaattttaagtacACTTCTATAATCTTTAAAAGCCCGGTTGCTCAGTTCGAGCTTAAGCTTTTCCTTACGTAAGCTCGGCTTAAACTGCGGTTGGTAATGCGCACCTCAAGTGTGAGGTTGCTTGAAGAGATTTAAAAGTTAGGTTAAGATGGAATAACATCACTATTTTAGTATATTGTAGAAATAACGTTACCATAAAAATcttatgtttaaaaatgtatctCAATATAAGTATTAATTACTGAAATGgctttttcttatttcacgCGCGGCTTCCtgctgaaaaatgcaatttatagttttctttCAGGCCACAGTAATGAATTAATTTGCAtagtttatttgttattttttgtgacttgGGCGCCCTCAAATTTGAAgcatcaaaattttatattaaataattcaactgtttcaaaagtgccataattaaaaacacatcaaAAATGTTAGAATTGACAGTAAATTGTTTAATGTACTGGAACAAgataagtaaattattattatcattacacttttttttagttcATTTTAATACAGTAACTTACATGTTGATGCTATGGCCCTCCACTCATTACGGTTTTTGttcaagtttgttttttatcacAAGTTTAACTGAAACTGAACtgaaatgtatttaaaaaaatctgtttttgtgCCTCAGTTTCGAATCCGGTAATTTATTGCTTTCTTAtcattaaagcaatttttttatttttattattttttattttatttttttaattgccgCAATTCTTTCGTGACGTCTGCTGTTGCATTAAATCTTAGAGCAATTTGGATGTAAGCATGGAACTTTTTTATActctaatatttataatattgaacaaaattgaccaattttttttctttacgcgtaaaattgctaatttcgtttcttttatttatctgttaacgatttcaataaaattataaagtgatgtatattaataaagttaatattaaaaagattttAGCGATAAGCCATGGCTTAAGCGGCCAAAAGAGAAACCACAGTCTACTTAGACAGTAATTCTCAGTGTTAAAATTCAACATTGTGAATTGAACCGAAAATATTCCCGGCATATATTGCCATTGATTAAcgaattatttaaaagcaaaaaatcgtttATGTAGATTTTTTGTATTCCTGGTTTCTCTACCACAGATATCAAACTGAAACCGTactatttgtaaaataaaaaaacgtaaaattttgcGTGGACTTTAGAACTTGTCTGGAACATCGCGCGTAAAAACGTCAATCGGTGCGAAATTTGAGGACGTAATTGCCAGCCTTGCAATAGTTTTGATTGTTATTCccgttcaaaattaaaaatgcttttacaGTAAACAAACCTTTCGCAATTTTTCtcttgcaaataactattgacACTTTGATTGCCGGCCACATTGGCGTCGTTATAAAGCTGGATTAGCTTGTCAGTGACACTTATGCGCGttttttatcgaaatattCCTGATTAACAAGACGGATGCAGTAGGGTGGATCCATTGTCCAGCGCAGGTAGGAATACGAGGtctaagaaaaaaagaaagcaGTTCTTAGAAGCACCTGAGGTTTTAAAAATCGCTCGGATTTCCGACTCAGCAAGCCCGAAAAGTGAATTCTTGTGAAAAGAGGCCCGTTaattacaaacaaaattgtttaccaTCGTAAACTGTTTATAGACAACGTGAAGTTGGCAAATCTGTACAAGCtgatacaaaataatcaacatTTGAGCACAAGGGATTGTTACTTTTGCGATTTGATAACCCCATAAAGCCTTTTTATGGCCCTCCGAGCGCCGAGTGACCTTAGGgccattaaatatttaatagctTAACTAAACATTATAATTCACGCTAAGTCTGCATCCATGCGCACTTATCTTTATTATGGTaccaacaaatttaaaaatctaagGTAAACATTTTCTTTATGAGATCATTCACATTGTTTCGCAATCGGACCAGTGTCAAAATTCACCGATTTTCGCCCGGCGATAAAACTAATCACAATCAATCGAACCAAAGTTTACACTGAGGATCACAACAACATGCGACATAtcataataacaatagcacGTGACAGGGCGATGTATATTGTTTCTGTTGTGATAACAGCACTTTTGTGGGGCGTGGCCATTTCGAAAAATCGCagttttcattcaaaataatCCAATTATTCCACATAAATGGCTCGTAACATTATTAGAAAGTTGCCTATTTATAGCGCACTTTATTAAATCATTGTGAAATGTAGGGtggaaagcttatttttacgTTCCGTGGCGCCAGTTAAAGCCATTTTGTTCGCTCAATTGTCAAGTATCACATAGGGGTCATTAAATAGGGTGCCAGCATGAgaatagtttaataaaatagattTATATGCAAATAACACAAACGTGGAATGCTGTTTTACAAACTGTACTCAGATCTAGCGTTACGTtgtttttctcgaaaattcaaatgaaatgttttAACTCGGACTCAGGTAAGCCAACAACACGAATATCTTTTTGATATATGCTAGAAGGAAAGCGAAGGTCATCTCGTCTGTTGATACGCCATCTTGCTCTTCTTTCGACTACTCTATTTCCAGCATTTCGCATCGAAATCTCTCGCTTCTCGCGATAATAACTGGGATAGGTTTCAAGCTCACACATGGATaggtttcaaaaatataaggtcATTCGTATTATGATGTAACGGTAGTAACAACGTAGCGCAAGACGCAGCAAACACAAAACACACCTGAGATTAAATTCGAACTTGGAGAGTTTTCTGATAACGGCGGAAATAAGCCTCGTGTTACATAATTGCGCGATTTTCAGGTGCGTGATAACATTATAAAAGCGCACAATACGCATTCCTGTGCTGGGAAAATAAGTTTATGGTCGATTGAGCGAAATTTTCATCTATGCCGATTGTTAAATATTCATTGGCGGGACATAATACTTTGAAATGTATGCAAAATGAGTGTTTTGGCACCGCAATTGACTTGTAGATTGTCTATGGCAAAAATCCCACCGTCTTGCATAAACAAATGACTCTCGTTTGTGTGAATATTGGCAAGAGTTCGAGTCCGGCCCTGCACATGAGTCAGTTGTTTTGTTTGATTGAAACAAATCTAGTTTTTCGCGTGATTCGAGTCGAAAATCGCACATTTTGGCAGTTAGGGCTTCTATTCCACATCCATGTAATTAGTCGCCGAGACGcctatttttagattttaaaattctagGCGCCTAAGTCGGACGTCGAACCTTTTGCCGAATGCACAAGCAAAATAATGAACTTATTTACACTTCTAGCgtcttatttatttgttttattgctcCACACGTGCGGACCAACTTAATTAAACCAGAAGTGAGCAAGAGGTGTTACCCTCGCCAACTGCGGGACCAAATTTCGAGTCAGCTCATTTGAGCTGTTTCAAACTGGAACAAAGCAGTAGCTAATTAAGAAATTAGCCCTGTTTGTCTTAAAGAACTATTATCACTAATTATTTGTGGTGCGctctatttattttaattctgtTACATGGTTACGGTCTCGCGTCGGGAAAAATTCGGGCCTTCGTCGGCCATGAAAACTTCACCTCCCGATCGTGTatgaatgaattaattaaaagtaacAGAATACGTCTGTTATGGTTACGAAACGTACAAATCCTTTCACAACGATGGTGGACTTCCGTACGAATTATTAATCCAGTGTTTGGCACGGTCGGCCATTTTCCATGATGGCgtctgtttgtattttttcccaGTGAGTTAACCTTAACCCGTTTAAAATTTACCgctattataaataaattcccAAGCTCGCGAGTTTTAAATCAGTTTCCTATGTTCGCAGCAAGGTGATGAAAAGCCATCCCGCGTCCCTGTTATCAAATCACAAACAAAGGTCCTTGACATTTAAAATATGTCGCTGAAGtactgtattttatttatgtgtAGTTGAATAAACTAACGGAGCTAATGTCGGCTAAATTTCTCAAAACTTGTagattgaatttaaattggaatttaaaatttctgaacGTTTGTACAACATTTCtctgaataaattaaatgttctgTTTTTACTTGAAATAAGTGTGGCTATATTgtgatatttttagtttgtggcgGTATTTTTATCCCGGAAAACCATTGGCGTCGCACAACATGTGACGGGGAATTCGATAATTAACTAAATATGGACTTTTACCAAATCGCACTTTCTTTTCCACAATTGCCTCATTAAAAACCGCGCAACTTATCGATATGTAATAGGCgtgaatttttcatttagtGGATAATTGCGTCAGAGGCCGGGTTCGAGCGCCGGCTAATTTGTTATTATCAGCTGCTACATCCACTTTCCATGTGATCGCGCTTATCAGATTTTTCGTATCCTGTTGAGACCCATCGAGGTTTTGGGAGTAAAGTTCAAACTTCACAGCATCTAGATTAATGCTGTGTTttggttaaattaaaattgattggTGGTCTTAAATGGTATCTGACGCATTGATTGTtgaatgtatttttcagaGAGGCAAGTACACGTAGGTATGTGGTGGACTGTTATTAAAATCCACCCAGATGTGGATTCCACTCCTAGGTATTCTCCATTGTCTCGATTGCAAACACGGGTCTTTATCCCAATCAATTATTAGAAAGTAAACGCGATATAACATATCTTTcctttgtaacatttttaagGTCATCGCATTcgagaataaataataaatagttgCTCCTTAACAAGAATAACAATTTACAGTTAGGTGCCGtataaatttttccaaatgatTAACGTCCACTTTTGAccaattaattaacaattgcGCAAACTGCACTGATAAACTCCTGATTAAGGTAACGCTGGCGCCACTGATTCCCACTTGCCGTTGCCGAAATACAAAGCGACGCCATGTTGCCGTTCAATTTACATAATATGATAAAGCAAAACTTTGGCTAATAATagagatttattttattggcaCTGGATCATATTTTCTcctattttcagtttttacaaCCACGTGTCACTTCCTGTTGCCTGGCTTGGCCTTTAAAGGTCGATATATCCATGTATCATTGAAAACAGGTAGATTTCTACTTTTTCAATGACTCAGTGCCATTCATTTCGTCTTCCAAGAATATTTGGCAAATCGTTTGTAGAAAATACGTTTCAAGAAAACTTTCCAACTCTCCTCATTGATTTCACCGAacttcacattttttctttctttctttcgcattttcaaattaaattaaatcaattaaatggGCATGTATTAGGGTGGCTCAATTTCACTCAATGCCAGGTCAAGGGGCGCTCTTATTTACACTACtgataaagttaaaaataaaacaagtgtTGCGTTCGACCAAAAATCGTGTGAACCTGACTTTTTCATTACTATTGCATAATTGATTGTAAGGCTTAgggataaaaatatttgctcgTTTTATGACGTGGCTgtttgttcttttttaaatttattaccttTGTCAAGATTTCATATCGCCACGGTTTAATCTTTCCGTGGAATAGAGATAATCAAGTGTTTGTTGTAGCActtatcaattaaaaaacgaacaatgGGGGATTATCCACTTTCTGTGTGACGTTTCACGTAAATGTTTGTTttccaaacaaaataaattgctGATCCTACTACTAATCTGTATTTTAGCCATTTGTCTGaaagtaaaaaactattactattttttgttatataacGTCTTTATTGTCTATGTGGCTTTTCtcgaaattatttgttattctacattatgtatatttacacttcttttttcttcttttccttCACCATTTTCGTTTAGAACGTCTAACGTCTCCGTCTCTTCTCCACGTAATCTGCATATTCTGTCTCAATCCATAATTCCATAATTCGTTCTCCCTTTCCTCACTTCCCCTTTTTATCTTTACTTTCCATCTTACTTAAGTATTTGGAGAGTTCATCGTTAATAAGCATGGCATATTTTGCGTTATACCTCAATTCTCTTATGCTTGTTATTTTTCCCTGCCCATCTATGTCCGCATCTCTCAGTTTCAGTTCATCTTCCATTGTTCTTCCCCTTTCTTTCAATTTCTATACACGCATACCCCTTCTTCCATAATTCTATCCATctaacattttcatttgatgTTTTCATTTCTGCTCCGAATTCCTAATTTCTCTTCAAATTTCACAGCTCTCTTTCCTGATTCCTCTCTTACTATGTACCCCGGCAATTAGCGCTATCACTcattttatatactttttcACCAAGCTATCAAACATCATTCTTCTCTTGTATTTTCACCAAATTGACGTTTTCCCAAGCTCCTAAAACCTTATTTGCTCTTTTGGAGCTTCTTTTATATGGGCTGTCTGACATCTTGCTATTTACTACATAACCCAAATACTTCAACTCTTTCACCTGTTCTATATTTTTTCCTTCCAATTGCCACTCATCCTTTTtcctttctattttttttttccaaacaccatcatttttgttttatctacTTTTACTTTACGTatcttttcattatttttatcatttcctTCATCTCGCTCTTGCTTTTTGCTACAATCGTCTGCAAACGCCAGGATTTGCACTTTCTCTCTGCCTATACTGTTCCACCAACTTGTGCCTTTCTTAGAACCTCGCCTATGTCCCCTAGGCCTGATAAGAATAATGCAGAGCTTAACGAACAACCTTGTTTCttcaccaatttttatttcttcataAATTTCCTCTTATTCTTCTCACCAACCACTTGCACACCTTTGGATTATTTTGCTTATCATGCCTCTTCCATGCATTTCTGCTCTTAGTCTCTCATCTAGTAAACAGTAATATTTTTCGCTTGATGTTTGTCCCCTTTCTTGTAAATTGGGATAATTAGTCCTTTTCTCCAATCCTTGGGCAGGTAAAAAACTGAAGGTTTTTGTTGGTTGCTTTATTACGTACTGAATAAAGATTGGTGATCTTGAACGTTATTTCGGATAAACAATGAAATATTTTGGCACTGTGGTGGACTCTTGCGAATACCGTGGCTTTTGTTTTAAGTTAGAAAATGAAATTCTCCTTAAAATTCAATTAGTTTCGCATCTTTCTCCACTTTGGAGCGGTTTAAGAATGCCATTAGTTTGTTGGTCGGTAAAACCCTTTCGCATTAGTGGCAAGCACATTGTTTTACGTTGGAATTGCGTTTGCAGCCACATAACTCGGACCACAACTTGGGAAGACCCGCGAAAGTCGCTGGCTGCGCAAGCGGCAGCCCAACAACACCAAAGTGCCGAACAGCTTTTAAGTTCTCATCAGGTGTCGCAGGCCCAAGCC encodes:
- the yki gene encoding transcriptional coactivator YAP1 isoform X2, whose translation is MALNQDEGKQVLRVDQDSETDLQALFDSVLKPDSKRPLQVPWSMRKLPDSFFNPPSTGSKSINHSRENSVDSAFSSAASASGSSTAAAAAPAPLPSAHHRAHSSPASLQQTYAVGQAQATHHHIKQRSYDVASKVEDNTPLPTGWEQARTPEGQLYYLNHITRTTTWEDPRKSLAAQAAAQQHQSAEQLLSSHQVSQAQAPNSTPPTHLQQRSPGTASVSGQSWPSGSLSQSSPAKQQQFRLQLLQFERDRLKLRQQEIRMQQELMMRGSSNDLALDPFLNDHSRQESADSGLGLGTTYSMPHTPEDFFDCTEDLVPSLQLGEEFPTDLGEEFPTVILDDDVQSLINPPTTKPDNVLIWL